A genomic window from Dioscorea cayenensis subsp. rotundata cultivar TDr96_F1 unplaced genomic scaffold, TDr96_F1_v2_PseudoChromosome.rev07_lg8_w22 25.fasta BLBR01001462.1, whole genome shotgun sequence includes:
- the LOC120256477 gene encoding uncharacterized protein LOC120256477: MPPFVTKSQTISMLNPPSTLKHHQRQAIPLSQVHQQHYSRLSHYKFGIVRTIDWEALHVTGLREGVNYLLNVGAWHQVLTVYEPVYHELTLEFLSTLKRLQCNNVWDKSQSIYFQINGQDYHLSYIEFALFLGIYDREYILM, from the exons ATGCCCCCGTTTGTGACAAAATCCCAg ACAATATCGATGTTAAACCCACCGTCTACGTTGAAGCACCACCAGAGGCAAGCCATCCCCTTATCACAAGTTCATCAACAACATTATTCTCGGCTTTCTCATTATAAATTTGGAATCGTGCGTACCATTGATTGGGAAGCATTGCATGTGACTGGATTGAGGGAGGGTGTTAATTATCTGTTAAATGTTGGAGCCTGGCATCAGGTTCTCACTGTCTACGAGCCCGTTTATCATGAACTGACTCTTGAGTTTCTCTCCACTCTTAAGAGGCTTCAGTGTAACAATGTCTGGGACAAATCCCAATCCATTTATTTCCAAATCAATGGGCAGGATTATCATCTCAGTTACATTGAGTTCGCTCTCTTCCTGGGCATCTATGATCGAGAGTATATTTTGATGTAA